The DNA region TTCTTTAATTACTATGATGACTGTAACAACAGGAATTACAGGTGCTGTTATTGCTCCAGTAGTTGCTAAGTTTATAAAATCTCCAGTAGCTAAGGGACTTGCAATAGGAACAGCAAGCCATGCTGTTGGAACAGCAAAAGCGATAGAGATGGGAGAAGTAGAAGGAGCAATGAGTGGTTTAGCTCTTAGCTTAGCTGCAATTTCAACTTCATTTATTATTCCATTTTTACTTACTGTAATTTTATGATAAAAATTAGGTAAAAAAAGATTAAGAGTTTTAAAATTTTACATGATTTTAAAGCTCTTTTTTTCTATTATTAAATCCTTTAAAACTTTGACAATAATATGCTTTTTGACAAACATCTGGATAATATTGTAATAGTAATAAAAAAACACCATTATCTTATGGTCAAGTCAAGGAGTTAACCATAAGACTTATGGTGTAATTATTAATAAAACTATAAATTATTTATTTCTTTTGTAAAATAACAGGCTACTTCATGTTTTGTATCAATATTTTCTAAAGTAGGTTTTTGTCCCTTACATTTATCTTTTACAAATTTACAACGTCCTTGAAATACACAACCACTAGGTAAGTTAATAGGACTAGGTACATCTCCTTCAATGCTAGCTATTTTTTCTGAAAAATTCATATTTATAGAGAATAAAGAACTTAAAAGAGCTTTTGTATATGGGTGATAAGCACTATCTTTTAATCTTTCACCAGGCAAAATTTCTAAAACATTACCTAAGTACATAACTGCTATTTCATGAGCAAAAGATTGAACAAGTGCAATATCATGGCAGATAAAGACTATACATAAATCTCTTTCTTTTTGTAATTTGACTAAAAGCTCAATTATATTTTTTTGAATTGAAACATCAAGAGCAGATGTAGCTTCATCACAAACTAATATTTCAGGCTCCAATGACAAAGCTCTTGCAATCCCTATTCTTTGTTTTTGTCCTCCACTCATATTTTGGGGATATTTATGTATAAAATCAGCTGGTAGGTCAACCATTTCAAGAAGTTCAATAGCCTTTTTCTCTTTATCTTCTTTTTTTAATCTATCATAATTGATAAGAGGTTCAGTTAAAATATCCATTACTTTCATTCTAGGGTTAAAAGAAGCTCCTGGATCTTGATATACCATTTGAATATGCTGTCTACTTTCCCAAATTTCATTTTTAGAAAATTTACTGATATCTTTACCTTTATAAAAAATTTTTCCACTTGAAATTTTTTCTAAGTTCATAAGCATTCTTAAAAAAGTAGATTTTCCACAACCAGATTCTCCAACAATCCCTAATGTTTTTCCTTTATACATAGATAAATTTATATTATCACAAGCAGTTAGAATATTTTTTTTAGAAACTTTAAATTGTTTAGTTAAATTTTTTGCTTCCAATATTAATTCATTATTTTTAGACAAATCTCTCACCATCCATTTCAGGAATTGCATCAAGTAATTTTTTAGTATAATCACTCTTAGGATTATTTATAACTTCTTTCCTTGTACCACTATCTACAACTACACCATTTTGCATAACTATAATTTTATCTGCCATATATGCAGCAACTCCCATATTATGAGTAACTATAATTATACCAGTGTGAAATTCATCTCTTAGTTCCATCATCTGTTTTACAATTTGAGCTTGAGTAGTGACATCTAAAGCACTTGTAGGTTCATCAGCTAACACAAGTTCTGGTTCAAATGTAAGAGCCATAGCGATCCCAACTCTCTGTTTCATACCTCCAGAGAGTTCATAAGGATAGCTATTCATAATATTTTTTACTTCTGGCAAACGGACTTTTTCTAACATAAAAAGAGCTTTTTTTTCTGCTTCAATTTTATTTAAATTAGTATGAGCATTTATATATTCAATATATTGAGAGCCTATTTTTCTAATTGGATTTAATGTAGCTCCACAATCTTGAGAAATCATTGAAATAACTGTTCCTCTCAATTCTCTCCACTCATTATTTGAAAGATTTAACAGTGATTTTCCATTGAAAATTATATCTCCAGAAATAACTTTTCCCTGTCCTAACAGTCCTCCTATTATTGAACGAAGAACAGTAGATTTTCCACTTCCAGATTCTCCAACAATGCTTATAATTTCTCCTTTTTTCATAGTCAAAGAAAAATTTTCAACAACAGCATCTTTTTCTCCATATTGTATCGTTAAATCCTTAATCTCTAACATCTTCTCTCCTTTTATTCACTAACTGTAACATCTTTTGTTAACCAATAGTAATCGATTGGGAACATTTTTAAATTTTGTACTTTTTTATTTGAGAATAAGAAAGTAGTTTCATATCCAAAAAATACTGTTGCAGCATCATTCATTATTAATTGTTGAATTTCTATGGCTAATTCTTTTCTCTTTTCTGGATCAAACTCTACATTTAATTTATCTAATAATTCATCAACTTTTGCATTTTTATATCCTGCTTGGTTAGATGCAGATCTGCTATCCCAGTTTTCATATAGATATTTTTCAGGATCTCCTGTGTTAGCAGCAAGAACATTCCAAATTAATAAATCAAAGTTTCCAGAATCTCTCATATCTAAAAGAGTTTCATAACTAACAGTTTTTAATGTAATTTTAATTCCAACATCTTTTAAGTTAGCTTGAGCAGCTTGAGCATAAATTTTTAATTCTTCTCTACTTGTATAGATTACAAAGTTTAAATCAAGTTTTGAACCATCTGGTTTTTCAACAAAACCATCACCATCTATATCTTTATATCCTGCCTTTGCTAATATTTCTTTTGTACTTTCAGGATTATAGGCATTTTCATCAACAAGTTCATCAAAACCAAAATCTAATGTAGGAGGGATAGGGGCTTTACCTGGAGTAGCTGCTCCACCTAATAGATTTTCACAATAAGCTTTTTTGTCTAAAGCTCTAAGTAAGGCTTGACGAAGAGCTAAATCTCCTAATGCTCCATGTTGATTCATAAAAGCATAAGTAGATCTAAGTGATTTTAATTCTTGAATATTTATATCATCTTGTCCTTCAAAGTCAGCTTTATTTTCTATTTTTAAATTATAAGCAACACCAATTTCACCAGTCTTTAAAGATAAAGCACGAGTATTTTGGTCATTAATACATTTAAAAGTAACTTTTGCAAGGGCAGGTGTTCCATCCCAATAATTTTCATTTCTTTCTACTATTGCATATTCAGTAGGGACAAATTCTTTAAATACATAAGGTCCTGTACAGATAGGAGCATTTGTTGTATATTCTTCAACATTATCAGAAGTATCTATTATTAGGAATAGAGGGTCTGCTAAACATTGAGGTAAAATAGCAACTGGTTTTTCAGTAGTTATTTTTAAAGTTTGTCCTTCAGCAACTATTGAAGTAGGTTTAAAGAAACCTTCAGCTCTTTTACTTTTTCTAAATGTTCTGTCAAAAGAAGATTTTACTGCTTCAGCTGTTAAAGGATTACCATTAGAGAATTTAACACCATCTCTTATTTTAAATTCCCAAGTTAATTTATCATCACTAACTTTCCATTCTTCAGCAAGTGATGGTTCTAATTCACCATTTTCATTAAAACGAACTAGGTTTTCTCCTACACCATAACGAGTTATGACCCAGCTAAAATATTGTTCAGTAGGTTCAAGAGTATCAGCAAAACTTGTAACTCCTATAACAAGTTCTCCATTTGTGTTTGCTGTTGTTGAAGCTTCTTCTTTTTTATCTCCTCCACAAGCAACTAGAGTAAACATCATTAAGATTGCCATTAGAAAAGCAAAGCTTTTCTTTGTAAAAATTTTCATTAAATTACCACCTTTCTTTATTTGTTAATATATTAAAATTTTATTACTTCTAAAAATCTTCCTCTTTAATATCGATTAAGTCTTTAATATTATCTCCAAGCATATTAAACACAACGACAACTATAACTATTGCCATACCAGGATATAACATAAGCCAAGGTGCTTTTGCAAGATATGTTCTTCCCTCATTAAGCATTGCTCCCCATTCAGGAATAGGAGGCTGAGCTCCAAAGCCTAAAAATGATAATGCAGAAATTTCAAGCATTAATGCTCCTATATCTGAAATTGCAGTTACTAACATAAGAGTGACCATATTTGGTAGAATATATTTAAATAAAATATCTTTATCTTTGCTTCCAGTAAGTTTAGCAGCTTCAACATATAATTCTTTTTTTATTTTTAAAACCATACTTCTTGAAAGTCTAGCATATTTAGGCCAAGTGACAGCTGAAATTGCAATAATTGCATTTGTCATACTAGGACCTAAAAGTCCTGCAATTGCTATTGCAAGGATAATACCTGGAAAAGATACCATCATATCAGCAAGTCTCATTATAAGAGTATCAATTATTCCACCAAAGTATCCAGCTAACAAACCTAAAGTAGTTCCAACAGTAAAAACAGTCCCTACAAGAACTAATGTCATAAAAAGTGAATATCTAGTACCATAGATAATACGAGATAAAATATCTCTACCTAAAATATCAGTTCCTAATAAATTTATTTTATCAGGAGCATGTAAAGGTTTATTCATAATTGCATTTAATGGATCTTTAGGAGCTATTTGTTTTGCAAAGATAGCAATTAAAACAATAACTATTGCCATTACAAGGAAAAATATCAGTTGTTTATGCAATTTTATAAATTTAATCACTTTCAATTAGTTTGCCCCCTCAACTCTTTTATCTAAAAGTTTATATGAAAAATCAACTATAAGGTTTATTACTAAATAAATAAGTGCAATAAGTAAAACATAAGCTTGAACTAAAGGATAATCTCTAAAAGATATAGCCTTTATAGCTAAATTTCCCATTCCTGGGAAATTATAAATTATTTCTATAACAGCTGTTCCACCTAGTAAACTACCAAGAGATAAACCTAATAGAGTTATCAAAGGTATCAAAGCATTTGGAAGTACATGTTTTATAAGTATTGTACTTTCTTTTATACCTCTCATTCTAGCCCCTACAACATAATCCTTATTTAGTTCTTCTAAAACAGTGTGTCTAACTTGCCTTATATATTTTGCTGACATTGCAAATCCTAATGTAAAAGCAGGAAGTATCATTGATTTAAAGTCTGCTTTACCACCTGAAACAGTTACCCAACGAAGCATTACACCAAAAACACTTAAAAATATTAATCCTAACCAGAAACTAGGAATAGATAGTCCCGTAAAACTTATTGCTCTGACAACATAATCTTGCCATTTATTTACTTTTATAGCAGCAAGAATGCCTAATGGCAATGAAATCACTATCATAAATGTAAGTGATAACAAAGAAAGTTTTAATGTTGGCATAAAAGCAGTTTTTATCTTATCTACAACAGGTACTCTTAAAGAATAAGACTTTCCTAATTCTCCTTGAGCAACATGGGATGCCCATCTGAAATATTGTTCAGCAAAAGGTTTATCTAGACCAAGTTCTGCTCTTGTTTGTTCAAGTAATTCAGGTGTTGGAATATTTCCACACTCAGTTAACATAATTTCAGCAGGATCACCTGGTGATAAGTAAGTTAAACTAAATGTAAAAAAGCTTATTCCAAAAAGAACTACTAAAATTTGTAATATTCTGTTAATAAAATGATTTTTAAACATTCTAATCTCCTTGTATAATTCTAAATTTCTTACAATAAGTGAATAATTTCTAATTCTAAATTTTTTAAATAAAATAATTAAAATTAGTTAAATATTAACTATGCTTTTATACTTTAAATTGATATATTTAATATATTAATTTTAATTAGGTAAACATTCCTAGATATTTTATCATATAATCCAAATAAAAACAAGAAATTTTATTTTGCTTAACTTAATAAATTTACGCTAATTATTTACTAAGAGAATAAGGAATTATAAACATATAAAAAAGAAGACAAGTTTATAACCTGTCTTCTAAGTATCTTCTTAAAGATGGAAATTTTATTGGAAATTCATTCAAATTTTCTCTATTATAATCAGTATAAGTTAGAAATTCTAATATATACCTTTTTCTAATTTCACATAATCTATTATCATTAAGATTCAATAAATCTATTGTATACTCAGCCTTTTCATATTTTTCTCCATCTTTAAAAATCGGAACTATTCTCCCAGTTTTTATATCATACTCAAAATAATCTTCTGGATTTTCTGTAATAGGATTTATAAAAAGCTTATCCCATTTATTTGCCTTTGAATTACCACATCTTTTTTCTCCAAGACAACAAACAATTAAATTATTGTAATCTAGTAAAAGTTCAGGAAATTTATCTTTTGGTTTAATATGTTCTATTTGACTATTTTCTAGATAAACTTCTATTTCACAATAAGGACAACAACTATTTTCCTGTTCTTCTAATAGAGATTTCTTTAAAAATTCTTTAATTTCAGGAGTAAAATCATTCCAATTTATTATTCTATTATTTATTTTATATTTCATAAATTCCAAAGGCTCATTTTTCTTATTTACTTTTAGCATTAGAATTCACCTTTTGTTTTAGTTTTATATCCATATCAATAAGAAATAAATCTTCATCTGTATTTCCTAATATTTCAAGAAGATTATTATATTTCTCCTTAAATTCCTTAGTATCATATTTATCTTCATCTACAAGTTTTCTAAGTTCTTCTAAATCTTTATCTACTTTTGGAGTTCTAATAGATTTCAATTCCATTATATCTTTAAGAACTCTATCTACAGGTTGTCCATAAGAAGAATAAAGTTCATCACCAGTTTTAGCCTCAATTTTTCCATTTTCATTTCTGTATAAAATAAAAATATTTTCATTAGAAACACTTCCTAATATATGTGGCGAATGGGTAGCTAATATTATTTGATTATTTTCTCCAATATTTTTATACACTTCTACTATTCTTTGTTGCCATTTGGGGTGTAATGATAGTTCTGGTTCATCAATTAAAATTATAGAATTTTTAGGTTCTAACATCTTTATAGATAAGGTTCTTAAAAATAATTGTTTTTCACCAGAGGATAAATCATTTATATCAAATTCATCACCAGCAGAATTTTCAAAAATAGGTAAAGTTTTTTCATCTTTTGAAAAACCTTTTAATTTGACATCTAGTTCTAAAATATTAAAGATATCATTTATTTCATTGACTACTTTATTAGTAACCTCTTTCATAGTTAAATTTTCTTCAACAGTAGCAAGATAATTTCTTCTTGTTGCTATATATGATGGAATATCTCTTATTATATCTGAGTTTATACTATTTATAAATTCATATTCTTTTGATAAAGTTGTAGATTCAGTTTTTACTTCTTTAAAAATATTTTCAGCTGGTATATAAATTATTTTAGGAGGGTTTTTAAAATTTTTTGCTAATTGATTTTCATAGTAATCATTACTGTCTTTTCTATAATAGGCATAATTCTGTAAAGTATAAAAAAAATTCCATAATTTATGTTTATGATTATTAGAAAAATTTTCAGCTTCTTCAATTTTATTTTTTTCAAAATTTTCAAAAAATATATCTAAATTAACATTTGATTTTTCTAGTTCATTATAATTAACATTTTTATTGTCAAAAAAATCTTTTATAGATTCTAAAATAGTAGTTTTCCCACTTCCATTTACTCCAGCTAAAACAATTAAATCTAAAATTTTATCGTCTTTTTTAAATGATAATTCTAAATCTTTTATTCCTTTTATATTTTTTATATGGACTTTTTCAATCTTCATTTTAACTCAATCCCTTTTTATATTTTTTAATCTAATTATAACACATATAAAAATTAAATTCTATTTCATAATATTTAACACAAAATCAAGAAAATATGTTATAATTTTTAAATACGAATAAATAAAAGGGGATATAAAAATGGTTGAAGCATTTAAAATAGTTGGTGGGAAAAAAATAGCAGGAGAATTAAAAGTTGATGGTTCAAAAAATTCAACACTCCCAATAATGATAGCAACATTAGTTGAAAAAGGGACATATATTTTAAGAAATGTTCCTGATTTAAGAGATATTAGAACTTTGGTTGCACTCTTGGAAAGTTTAGGATTGGAAGTTGAAAAATTAGATGCTAATTCATATAAAGTAGTAAATAATGGACTTAGTGGAGCAGAAGCAAGTTATGATTTAGTTAAAAAGATGAGAGCTTCATTTTTAGTAATGGGAGGAATGCTTGCCATAGAAAAAAGAGGAAAAGTTGCTTTGCCAGGAGGTTGTGCAATAGGAGCAAGACCTGTTGATTTACATTTAAAAGGTTTTGAAGCCTTAGGAGCAAAAATAAATATAGAGCATGGGTATGTTGAAGCCACAACAGAAAATGGTTTGACAGGAGGAAATATAATTCTTGATTTTCCAAGTGTAGGAGCAACAGAAAATATAATAATGGCAGCAGTAAAGGCTAAGGGGAAAACTATTTTAGAAAATGCTGCAAAAGAGCCAGAAATAGAAGATTTATGTAATTTCTTAATAAAAATGGGAGCAAAGATAAGTGGAGTAGGAACAAGCAGACTTGAAATTGATGGAGTGGATAAATTGACTGCTTGTGAGTATAGTATAATACCAGATAGAATAGTTGCAGGAACATATATAATAGCTTCTATTCTATTTGATGGAAGTATAAAAATTTCTGGAATAGTTCCAGAACATTTATCAAGTTTTCTATTAAAACTTGAAGAAATGGGAGCGAAGTTTAACATAGAAGAAGATAGATTAGAAGTTTTAACAAAGCTATCTGATTTAAAGCCTGCAAAAATAACAACTATGCCACACCCTGGTTTTCCAACAGATTTACAATCTCCAATGATGACACTTATGTGTTTAGTAAATGGAGCAAGTGAAATAAAAGAAACAATATTTGAAAATAGATTTATGCATGTACCAGAACTTAATAGAATGGGAGCAAAAATAGAAATTGACTCATCAACTGCTAAAATAACAGGAGTTGAGAATTTCTCATCAGCAGAGGTCATGGCAAGTGATTTAAGAGCAGGAGCTTCTCTTATACTTGCAGCATTAAAAGCAAAGGGAGAAAGTATAGTAAATAGAATTTACCATGTGGACAGGGGATATGAAAATTTTGAAGAAAAATTTAAGGCTTTAGGAGCAAATATAGAAAGAATAAAAACAGAGGCCTAAGGAGAGAAAATGGAAAGAATAATTGGTATCAATCCAGTGATAGAGGCTTTATTAAATAAGGAAAAAAATATAGAAAAATTAGAACTCTATAATGGTTTAAAAGGTGAAACAGCACAAAAAATAAAAGATTTAGCTTCTAAGAGAAATATTAAAATATTTTATACAGGTAAAAAAATAGACAATTCTCAAGGAGTAGCAGTATATATAAGTAACTATGATTATTATAAAGATTTTGATGAAGTCTATGAGGAACTTGCTAGAAAAGATAAGTCATTGGTTTTAATTTTAGATGAGATACAAGACCCAAGAAATTTTGGAGCAATAATAAGAAGTGCAGAAGTATTTAAAGTAGATTTAATAATAATTCCAGAAAGAAATGCAGTTAGAATAAATGAAACTGTTGTTAAGACTTCAACAGGGGCAATAGAATATGTAAATATTTCTAAGGTAACTAATCTATCAGATACAATAAATAAACTTAAAAAGTTAGATTATTGGATATATGGAGCAGCTGGGGAAGCAAATATAAACTATAATGAAGAAGATTATCCAGATAAGGTTGTTTTAGTCCTGGGAAATGAGGGTAGTGGAATTAGAAAAAAAGTTAGAGAACATTGTGATAAATTAATAAAGATTCAAATGTATGGACAAATCAATTCATTGAATGTTTCTGTTGCAAGTGGCATTCTACTGTCAAGAATTGTAAATAGATAATGGAGAGAAAATGGAAGAAGATATCAATGCTGTTTTAAAAAAAGCACAGTCTGGGGATAGCGAAGCTATTGATCTAATCTTAAAAGAATATTCAAAACTTTTATCTTTTAATGCACGAAAATATTATTTGGTAGGTGCAGAAAAAGAGGATTTAGTACAGGAGGGAATTTTAGGATTACTGAAAGCAATAAAATTCTATGATGAAACTAAATCATCTTTTAGTAGTTTTGCTTTTTTGTGTATAAGGAGAGAGATGATAAGTGCAATAAGAAAGGCTAATACTCAAAAAAATGTGATGTTAAATGAAGCCTTAAAAACAAATGCTATACTTGAAGATAGTGCACATTTTGATGAGGATAAGATTAATATAAATAACTATAGATCACCAGAAAATAACCCAGAAGAAGCCTACTTATTAAAAGAAAAAATAGAGGAATTTAAAAAGTTTTCTGAAGAAAATTTTAGTAAATTTGAAAAAGAGGTTTTAAAATATCTAATAAGAGGCTACTCATACAGAGAAATAGCACAGATTTTATCTAAAAAATTAAAGAGTATAGATAACACCATTCAAAGAATTAGAAAAAAATGTGAAGAATGGATAAAGGTAAGAGAAAAAAATTAAGAGGTGAATAAATTGAGAGAATATGATTTTAAGGAAATTGAAAAAAAATGGCAAGAAAGATGGAATAAAGATAATATTTTTAAAACAGAAAATGAAGTAGAAGGGAAAGAAAATTACTATGTACTTTCAATGTTACCTTATCCTTCTGGGAAATTACATGTTGGACATGCCAGAAATTATACAATAGGCGATGTAATTTCAAGATACAAAAGAATGAAAGGCTATAATGTTCTACAACCTATGGGTTGGGATTCATTTGGACTACCTGCTGAAAATGCTGCAATCCAAAATGGAATTCATCCAGCTATTTGGACTAAGTCCAATATAGAAAATATGAGAAGACAATTAAAATTAATGGGATTTTCTTATGATTGGGAAAGAGAAATAGCAAGTTATACACCTGAATACTATAAATGGAACCAATGGATATTTAAAAGAATGTATGAAAAAGGTTTAATTTATAAGAAAAAATCTTTAGTAAACTGGTGTCCTGATTGTCAAACAGTTTTGGCAAATGAACAAGTTGAAGATGGAATGTGTTGGCGTCATTCAAAAACTCATGTTATTCAAAAAGAATTGGAGCAATGGTTCTTTAAAATAACTGACTATGCAGATGAATTATTAGAAGGTCATAAAGAAATAAAAGATGGTTGGCCAGAAAAAGTTTTAACTATGCAAAAGAACTGGATAGGAAAATCTTTTGGAACAGAATTAAAACTAAAAGTTGTTGAAACAGGGGAAGATTTACCTATATTTACAACAAGAATTGATACTATATATGGAGTTTCTTATGCAGTGGTTGCACCTGAACATCCAATAGTTGAAAAGATTTTAAAAGTAAATCCTTCAATTAAAGATAAAGTAACAGAAATGAAAAACACAGATATAATTGAAAGAGGTGCAGAGGGTAGAGAAAAAAATGGTATAGATAGTGGTTGGCATATAGAAAACCCTGTTAGTAAAGAAATTGTACCACTATGGATAGCAGATTATGTTCTTATGAATTATGGTACAGGAGCAGTTATGGGAGTTCCTGCACATGATGAAAGGGATTTTGTTTTTGCTAATAAATATAACTTAGTAATTAAACAAGTCATAACTTCTAAAAAATCTGAAGAAAAGGTTGAACTTCCTTATTTAGAAGATGGAATTATGATAAATTCAGGAGAATTTAATGGGTTATCTAGTAAAGAAGCCTTAGTAAAAATAGCTGAATTTGTGGAAGAAAAAGGTTATGGTCAAAGAACATATAAATATAGATTAAAAGATTGGGGAATTTCAAGACAAAGATATTGGGGAACTCCTATTCCAGTCTTATATTGTGAAAAATGTGGAGAAGTTTTAGAAAAAGATGAAAATTTACCTGTATTATTACCTGATGATATAGAATTTTCTGGAAATGGAAATCCATTAGAAACTTCTAATAAATTTAAAGAAGCGATTTGTCCTTGTTGTGGTGGAAAGGCTAGAAGAGATACTGACACTATGGATACTTTTGTGGATTCATCTTGGTATTTTTTAAGGTACTGTGACCCTAAGAACTTAAATTTACCTTTCAGTAAAGAAATTGTGGATAAATGGACACCAGTAGACCAATATATTGGTGGAGTTGAACATGCAGTAATGCATTTATTGTATGCAAGATTTTTCTATAAAGTTTTAAGGGATTTAGGTTTATTATCTTCAAATGAACCATTTAAAAGATTATTGACTCAAGGAATGGTGTTAGGACCTTCATATTATTCTGAAAAAGAAAATAAATATTTACTTCCAAAAGATGTTGTTATAAAGGGAGATAAAGCTTACTCACAAACAGGAGAAGAACTTGTTATAAAAGTTGAAAAGATGTCAAAATCTAAAAATAATGGTGTTGACCCAGAAGAAATGCTGGATAA from Fusobacterium simiae includes:
- a CDS encoding sigma-70 family RNA polymerase sigma factor, coding for MEEDINAVLKKAQSGDSEAIDLILKEYSKLLSFNARKYYLVGAEKEDLVQEGILGLLKAIKFYDETKSSFSSFAFLCIRREMISAIRKANTQKNVMLNEALKTNAILEDSAHFDEDKININNYRSPENNPEEAYLLKEKIEEFKKFSEENFSKFEKEVLKYLIRGYSYREIAQILSKKLKSIDNTIQRIRKKCEEWIKVREKN
- the leuS gene encoding leucine--tRNA ligase codes for the protein MREYDFKEIEKKWQERWNKDNIFKTENEVEGKENYYVLSMLPYPSGKLHVGHARNYTIGDVISRYKRMKGYNVLQPMGWDSFGLPAENAAIQNGIHPAIWTKSNIENMRRQLKLMGFSYDWEREIASYTPEYYKWNQWIFKRMYEKGLIYKKKSLVNWCPDCQTVLANEQVEDGMCWRHSKTHVIQKELEQWFFKITDYADELLEGHKEIKDGWPEKVLTMQKNWIGKSFGTELKLKVVETGEDLPIFTTRIDTIYGVSYAVVAPEHPIVEKILKVNPSIKDKVTEMKNTDIIERGAEGREKNGIDSGWHIENPVSKEIVPLWIADYVLMNYGTGAVMGVPAHDERDFVFANKYNLVIKQVITSKKSEEKVELPYLEDGIMINSGEFNGLSSKEALVKIAEFVEEKGYGQRTYKYRLKDWGISRQRYWGTPIPVLYCEKCGEVLEKDENLPVLLPDDIEFSGNGNPLETSNKFKEAICPCCGGKARRDTDTMDTFVDSSWYFLRYCDPKNLNLPFSKEIVDKWTPVDQYIGGVEHAVMHLLYARFFYKVLRDLGLLSSNEPFKRLLTQGMVLGPSYYSEKENKYLLPKDVVIKGDKAYSQTGEELVIKVEKMSKSKNNGVDPEEMLDKYGADTTRLFIMFAAPPEKELEWNENGLAGAYRFLTRVWRLVFENSELVKKANNEINYNKLSKEDKALLVKLNQTIKKVTDAIENNYHFNTSIAANMELINEVQTYVNSSMNSEQSAKILGYTLKKIIVMLSPFVPHFCDEIWEELGEKGYLFNEKWPEYDEKMLSSDETTIAVQVNGKVRGSFEIEKDSDKALVEKTALELPNVAKHLEGMNVVKIIVIPNRIVNIVVKPQ